The DNA region AGAACACCGGCGACGGCGCGGGGATCGTGCTCCAGACGCCCGACGCCTTCTTCCGCGACGAACTTACGGTCGATCTGCCGAACCAGTACGCCGTCGGCTCAATCTTCTTCCCACAGGACGACGCCCGCGAAGCGCTCGTCGAACTCGTCGAAGGCATTCTCTCCGAGTACGGACTCGAGACCCTCGCCTGGCGGGACGTGCCGACGGAAAACGACGGCCTCGGTACGACGGCCCTCGAGTCCGAACCCGACGTCTGGCAAGTCTTTGCCTCGTCGACGGACGAACTGGCCGACGACGACTTCGACCGCCGTCTCTACGTCGCCCGGCGCGCGCTCGAGAACGCGGTCGAAACTGCCGACGTCGACGGGTCCGATCGATTCTACGTCTGCTCGCTGGACTCGAAGACACTCGTCTACAAGGGCCTCCTCAAGGGCGAGCAGGTCGCCAGTTACTACCCAGACCTCGCCGACGAGCGCCTCGAGTCGACGTTCGTGATGGTCCACGAGCGCTTCTCGACGAATACGCTCGGTGCGTGGCACCTCGCCCATCCCTACCGCAACGTCGTCCACAACGGCGAGTTCAACACCATCCAGGGCAACGTCAACTGGATGCGCGCCCGCGAGACAGATCTGGAGAGCGACGTGCTCTGCGCGGAACCACGTTCCGCGGACGACGCGAGCGGCGAGAAACCGCGAGGGGGGCTCGAGGCCGTCAAACCCGTCATCAACGACCCCGATCAGTCCGACACCGCGAGCGTCGACAACGCGGTCGAACTGTTGTTGCAGGACGGCCGTGACCTCCCGCACGTACTCCGCATGCTCGTTCCCGAGGCCTGGCGCGGGGACGAGCAGATGGATCAGGCGCGCAAGGACTGGTACGACTTCCACGCCTCGCTCGTCGAACCGTGGGACGGCCCCGCGCTCGTCGCGGCGACCGACGGCGAACGCGTCGGCGCCGTCCTCGACCGGAACGGCCTGCGCCCCTGCCGGTACGACGTGACAACCGACAACCGCCTGATCGCCGCCAGCGAGGCCGGGGCGCTCGAAACCCCGCCAGAGAAAATCGCCGAGCGCGGGCGGCTCCAGCCCGGCCAACTGTTCCTGGCCGACCCGAACGAGGGCCGGGTCATCCCGGACGAGGAGGTCTTCGACGGCCTCGTCGACGACCGCTACGGCGAGTGGCTCGCGTGCGAACAGGTTCACGTCGACGATCTCCTCGAGACGGCCGACCCGGAACCACGCCAGGCCATCGACGGACTGCGCTCCCACCAGGCCGCGTTCGGCTACACCCACGACGAACTCGAGAACCTGATCGAGCCGATGATGCAGAAGGGGAAAGACCCCATCGGCTCGATGGGCGACGACACGCCGCTGTCGGTGTTGACCGAGTTCAACCGGCCGCTGTTCTCGTACTTCAAACAGCTGTTCGCCCAGGTTACGAACCCGCCACTCGACTATATCCGCGAGGAGCAGGTCACCTCGCTCGAGTCCCGACTGGGATTCCAGCGCAACCTGCTCTCGGAGTCGCCCGCACACGCCCGCCAGCTGGTCCTCGACTCGCCCGTCCTCACCGACGCCGAACTCGAGGCGATCCGCGATTGCGAGAAAAACGACGTCACGGCGGGGGCGGTCGACGTCACCTACGAGCGCTCGGAAGCTGCCGACAAGCCCGACGGCGAGGCCCTCGAGACCGCCATCGAGCGCGTCCGCGAGGACGCCGTTTCGACCATCGAGGCCGGTAACGACGTCGTGATCCTCTCCGACCGCGCCGTCGACGACGACCGCGTCGCGATCCCCAGCCTGCTCGCGATGGGTGCCGTTCACCACCACCTCGTGCGTAACGGCCTGCGCAACCATGCCGGGATCGTCCTCGAGTCAGCCGATCCGCGAACCGTCCACCACGTCGCGACGCTGGTCGGCTACGGCGCCGACGCGATCAACCCGTACCTCGCCTACCAGACCATCGAGGACCTCACGGCCGGCTCCGACGGCGCGGACACCGGCGTGGCCATCGACGCCTACGTCGGCGCGCTCGAGGACGGCCTCCTGAAGATTATGGCGAAGATGGGCATCTCGACGGTCGAGAGCTACCAGGGCGCCCAGATCTTCGAGGCCGTCGGCCTCGACTCGAGCCTGGTCGAGGAGTACTTCGAGGGGACCGAGAACCGCACCGAGGGGATCGGCCTCGCCGAAATCGAAGCGGACCTCCTGGAGCGCCACACGACCGCCTTCGGCGACGAGGCGACCCTCGACCGCCAGGGCGAGTTCGAGCACCGCTCGGGCGGGATCCACCACCAGTGGAATCCCCAGTCCGTGGGTACGCTCCAGCAGGCCGTTCGCTCCGGCGACTACGAGCGCTACCAGGAGTACGCCGAGGGGATCAACGACCAGTCCGCCGACCTGCGGACCCTCCGCGGACTCCTCGAGTTCGATTCCGACCGCGAGTCGATCCCGCTCGAGGACGTCGAACCCGTCGCCGACATCGTCGGCCGCTTCTCGACGGCCGCGATGAGCCTCGGGAGCCTCTCGCCCGAAGCCCACGAGAACAACTCCGTCGCGATGAACCGCATCGGCGGGAAGAGCAACTCCGGCGAGGGCGGCGAACCGCCCGAACGCTTCGGCACCGAGCGCGAGTGTACCGTCAAGCAGGTCGCCTCGGGCCGCTTCGGCGTCACCAGCACGTACCTCTCGAGCGCGGACGAACTCCAGATTAAGATGGCTCAGGGATCGAAGCCCGGCGAGGGTGGGCACCTCCCGGGTCAGAAGGTCAACGAGATGATCGCCCATGTCCGCAAGTCGACGCCCGGCGTTGGGCTCATCTCGCCGCCACCGCTGCACGACATCTACTCCATCGAGGACCTGAAACAGCTGATCTTCGATCTGAAGGCGGCCAACGAGGCCGCCGACATCAACGTCAAACTCGTCTCCGAGGCCGGTATCGGCACCATCGCCGCGGGCGTCGCGAAGGCCAACGCCGACGTGGTCCACATCTCGGGCCACTCCGGCGGCACCGGCGCCTCACCCCGGACCTCGATCAAGCACGCCGGACTCCCGTGGGAACTCGGGCTCGCCGAGGCGAACCAGATGCTGTGTGTCACCGGCCTCCGCGACCGCATCCGCGTTTCCGCCGATGGCGGGATGAAGACCGGACGCGACGTGGCCGTCGCCGCCCTGCTCGGCGCCGAGGAGTACGTCTTCGGCACCGCCTCCCTCGTCGCCGAGGGCTGCGTGATGGCTCGCCAGTGTCACAAGAACACCTGCCCGGTCGGCGTCGCCACCCAGCGCGAGGACCTCCGCAAGCGCTTCCCCGGCGAACCCGAGCACGTCATCAACTTCATGACGTTCATCGCCCAGGAACTGCGCGAGATCATGGCCGACCTGGGTTTCGAAACCGTCGAAGAGATGGTCGGACACGTCGAGGTCCTCTCCCAGCGCGAGGACGTCGACCACCCGAAGGCCCGATCCGTCGACCTCTCGGCCGTCTTGGCCGAACCCGAAGGCGACGTCCGGACCAAGATTCGGGAACAGGACCACGGCCTCGAGGATCACCTCGACCGAGCCCTCATCGAGGAGGCCAGCGCGGCCATCGAGGACCGGACCCCCCAGACCGTCGAAACCGAGATCAGGAACGTCGACCGCGCCGTCGGCACCATGCTCTCGAACCGGGTGTCGAGCCGCTACGGCGAACCCGGACTCCCCGAGGATACCCTCACCGTCGACCTCGAGGGTACCGCCGGCCAGAGCTTCGGCGCGTTCCTCGCCCACGGCGTCTCGTTCCACCTCGAGGGCAGCGCGAACGACTACGTCGGCAAGGGACTCTCGGGCGGGAAACTCACCGTTCGGACGCCCGAAACGGCCGCCTACGACCCGACTGAGAACGTCGCCATCGGCAACGTCGCGCTCTACGGCGCGACCGGTGGCGAACTGTACGTCAACGGCGTCGCCGGCGAGCGCTTCGCCGTTCGCAACTCGGGCGCCAAGGCCGTCGTCGAGGGCGTCGGCGATCACGG from Natronosalvus rutilus includes:
- the gltB gene encoding glutamate synthase large subunit: MTQPQRNSSHDERGLASPVDERSNCGLGVVMDLDGGTSHDVVADGLELLVNLEHRGTTGAEENTGDGAGIVLQTPDAFFRDELTVDLPNQYAVGSIFFPQDDAREALVELVEGILSEYGLETLAWRDVPTENDGLGTTALESEPDVWQVFASSTDELADDDFDRRLYVARRALENAVETADVDGSDRFYVCSLDSKTLVYKGLLKGEQVASYYPDLADERLESTFVMVHERFSTNTLGAWHLAHPYRNVVHNGEFNTIQGNVNWMRARETDLESDVLCAEPRSADDASGEKPRGGLEAVKPVINDPDQSDTASVDNAVELLLQDGRDLPHVLRMLVPEAWRGDEQMDQARKDWYDFHASLVEPWDGPALVAATDGERVGAVLDRNGLRPCRYDVTTDNRLIAASEAGALETPPEKIAERGRLQPGQLFLADPNEGRVIPDEEVFDGLVDDRYGEWLACEQVHVDDLLETADPEPRQAIDGLRSHQAAFGYTHDELENLIEPMMQKGKDPIGSMGDDTPLSVLTEFNRPLFSYFKQLFAQVTNPPLDYIREEQVTSLESRLGFQRNLLSESPAHARQLVLDSPVLTDAELEAIRDCEKNDVTAGAVDVTYERSEAADKPDGEALETAIERVREDAVSTIEAGNDVVILSDRAVDDDRVAIPSLLAMGAVHHHLVRNGLRNHAGIVLESADPRTVHHVATLVGYGADAINPYLAYQTIEDLTAGSDGADTGVAIDAYVGALEDGLLKIMAKMGISTVESYQGAQIFEAVGLDSSLVEEYFEGTENRTEGIGLAEIEADLLERHTTAFGDEATLDRQGEFEHRSGGIHHQWNPQSVGTLQQAVRSGDYERYQEYAEGINDQSADLRTLRGLLEFDSDRESIPLEDVEPVADIVGRFSTAAMSLGSLSPEAHENNSVAMNRIGGKSNSGEGGEPPERFGTERECTVKQVASGRFGVTSTYLSSADELQIKMAQGSKPGEGGHLPGQKVNEMIAHVRKSTPGVGLISPPPLHDIYSIEDLKQLIFDLKAANEAADINVKLVSEAGIGTIAAGVAKANADVVHISGHSGGTGASPRTSIKHAGLPWELGLAEANQMLCVTGLRDRIRVSADGGMKTGRDVAVAALLGAEEYVFGTASLVAEGCVMARQCHKNTCPVGVATQREDLRKRFPGEPEHVINFMTFIAQELREIMADLGFETVEEMVGHVEVLSQREDVDHPKARSVDLSAVLAEPEGDVRTKIREQDHGLEDHLDRALIEEASAAIEDRTPQTVETEIRNVDRAVGTMLSNRVSSRYGEPGLPEDTLTVDLEGTAGQSFGAFLAHGVSFHLEGSANDYVGKGLSGGKLTVRTPETAAYDPTENVAIGNVALYGATGGELYVNGVAGERFAVRNSGAKAVVEGVGDHGCEYMTGGVVAVLGETGTNFAAGMSGGVAYVFDPDAALERKANTDMVSLHEDLDEADEAMLERLLENHVAYTGSERGQDLLANWGRALESFVKVMPEAYHQAITEDGRDDVRAELPQSPTVESDHGSAGFAASDD